The genomic interval AGCACCAAACCCGACTGGATCCGCCGGCACGGTAGGGAGATCGGATGGGAACGACAGGTACCACAAGTACCGAACGCCATGTGCTGTTCGGGCGCGGTGGCGTCCAACGACTGCTCGCTGCGATACGGCGCCGCGGAAGGCCGGGAAATGGGCCGGACCAGGCATCTGTCCGTTCGTGGGAGCGCTCCCGCACCTCTCGGCCGAAAACATTCGCCCGGGCGGGGGCCGCGGCCGTGCTCGCCGTCGGTGCGTTGGCCGGTGCCACGGCCACGACCGGTACGGCCCGGGCCGCCACGTCCGGACCGTGTGATCTCTACGCGGCCGGAGGGACGCCCTGTGTGGCGGCCCACAGCACGACGCGCGCGCTGTACGCCTCGTACAACGGGCCGCTCTACCAGGTGCGGCGCGCCTCGGACAACACCACCCGCGACGTCGGCGTCCTGAGTGCGGGCGGGTACGCCGACGCCGCCGCGCAGGACTCGTTCTGCTCGGGGACGACCTGTCTGATCTCGATCATCTACGACCAGTCCGGTCGCGGGAACAACCTCACCCAGGCGCCCGGCGGCGGTGCCGCGGGTGGTCCCGACAACCTCGCGAACGCGACGGCCGCGCCCACCATGGTGGGCGGTCACAAGGCCTACGGCGTCTTCGTGGCACCCGGTACGGGATACCGCAACAACCACACCAACGGCATCGCGACCGGGGACAACCCCGAGGGCATGTACGCGATCTTCGACGGCACGCACTACAACGGCGGCTGCTGCTTCGACTACGGCAATGCCGAGACGGACAGCAACGACGACGGCAACGGCACCATGGAGGCCATCTACTTCGGCAACATCAAGGTCTGGGGCTACGGTTCGGGCAACGGCCCCTGGATCATGGCCGACCTGGAGAACGGCCTGTTCTCCGGGGTGAACCAGCACTACAACGCGAACGACCCGACCATCAACTACCGGTACACGACCGCCATCGTCAAAGGCGGCCCGAACCACTGGGCGATCCGCGGCGGCAACGCGCAGTCGGGCGGCCTGTCCACGTTCTACGACGGCGTGCGCCCCAACGTCGCGGGCTACAACCCGATGCGGAAGCAGGGCGCCATCATCCTGGGCATCGGCGGTGACAACAGCAAGGGCGCCCAAGGCACCTTCTACGAGGGCGTGATGACCTCCGGCTACCCGTCGGACGCCACCGAGAACGCGGTTCAGGCCAACATCACCGCGGCCGGATACAGCAATGCGACCGGCGGGACGGGCACCGGAGCGCTGCACGCGGCGGGCGCGGGCAAGTGCCTGGACGTGCCGAACTCGTCGACCACGGCCGGCACGCAGCTGCAGATCTGGGACTGCAGTGGTGGCGCCAACCAGAGCTGGACCCGCACCTCCTCCAACCAGTTGACCGTATACAGCGGCAGCAGCCAGATGTGCCTGGACGCCTACAACAACCAGACCACCGCCGGGACCAAGGTGGTGACCTGGCCGTGCAACGGCGGCGCCAACCAGCAGTGGCAGCTGAACTCCGACGGCACCGTCACCGGCATCCAGTCCGGACTCTGCCTCGACGTCACCGGCGCCTCCACGGCCAACGGCGCCCTGGCCGAACTGTGGACCTGCAACGGCGGTTCCAACCAGCGATGGAATCTCAGCTGAGCCTCGGTTGAGAAGAACGGCTCCAGCCCGTGGCCGGGTTCACCGCCGGCCACGGGCCGCACTCACCACCGGAGGCGGGCCCTCACCGGCCCGGCGCCCGGCGACACCTCCCGAGATCTTCCGACCGTCCGCTCGCATCGCCCGGCCCTCGCTCCGACCGGAGGGGGCAGGTCATGCAGGCGGCTCCGGTGGTCGAAAAGCCACTGGGCCCCCACACCAGGCGCCACCGCCCCCACTGGAGGATGACGATGTCCCGAGCCAGAGCGCTCCGCGGCCTCTGGGCCGCGCCCGTAGCTCTGTTCGCCTTACTCGCCGGGAGCCTGCCCATGGCCGGGGCCGCGTTCGCCGTACCGGCCGGGCGCCAGGCAGCGGCGGCCGATCTGTACGTGGCCCCGGACGCGGCTCCCGGCGGGAACGGCACCGCCGAGCAGCCGTTCGCGACGATCGACCAGGCGCGGCAGCCCGCGCACCGGCTCTCGGCGGATTCGGACGTCGTGGTCCACCTGGCCGGGGGCACCTACCGGCAGTCCAAGCCGCTGGCCTTCGGCTCCGGCGACGGCGGCCAGAACGGCCACACGATCACCTACCAGGCCATGCCCGGGCAGCAGCCGGTCGTGAGCGGCGCCCAGCAGATATCGGGTTGGCAGGTGCATGATCAGAGCAGCAACATCTGGTCGGTCCACGTCGGCAGCGGTGTGAACACACGTCAGCTGTACGTGAACGGCAAGCAGGCACCGCGCGCGTCGATCCAGGTGCCCCGCTCTGCCTTCACCTTCACCCAGACCGGTCTGACCGTCACCGACTCCTCCCTCGACTACCTGGCCGGCCTCTCGGACCAGAACCACATGGAAGTCGAGAGCATCAACTCCTTCACCGACCGCTACGCGCCCGTCCAGTCGATCAGCGGCAGAACGATCACCATGCAGCAGCCCGCGTGGAACAACAACTCCTGGGGCTACGACACCATCAACGCGCCGTTCGCCGGCGGGACCATGTACCTGGAGAACAACTACGCGTTCCTCAAGCAGGCCGGGCAGTGGTATCTCGACTCGTCCACCGGCGACCTGTACTACCGGGCCCAGCCGGGGCAGAACCCGAACAGTCTTGACGTCGAACTGCCCCGGCTGCAGAGCCTGTTGGGTATCAGCGGCAGCTACGGCTCACCCGCGACCGGTCTCGGATTCGCCGGCCTGCGGTTCACCGGGACCTCCTGGCTCGGCCCTAGCGGACCCGACGGGTACGCGGACCAGCAGAGCGGCGCGCACATCACCGGTGCCTACGCGATGCCGGCCAACTGGCTGAGCACCTGCAAGTCGGGCTGCACGCAGTTCGAGGCCACCCGGAACCACTGGGTGCAGATGCCCGCGGCGGTCCAGGTCTCCGCCGCGACCGGCATCACGTTCTCGGGCAACACGTTCTCCGAACTCGGGCAGGCCGGACTGGGCGTGGGCAACGACGGCGTCGCCACGGCCTCCGGCACCGGACTCGGCGCGAACGGTGTCACCATCACCGGCAACACCTTCACCGACCTCGCCGGCAGCGGCGTCCAGGTCGGCGGCATCCAGCCGGACGCGCACCACCCGGCCAACCCGCAGATGACCAACCAGAACATCACCATCAGCAACAACAAGGTCAGCGGGGTGGGCACCGACTACAAGGAGACCGCGGGAATCCTGTCCACCTACGTCACGAACGCGACGATCACCCACAACCAGTGCGACCACCTGCCCTACGACGGGATCGACATCGGATGGGGCTGGGGGATGAACGACCCGGGCGGCAGCCAGGACTACGTCAACCGGGGCACGTACAACTACCAGCCGATCTACAGCACTCCCACGACGCTGAAGAACAACACGGTCTCCCACAACCTGGTCTTCGACACCAAGAACGCGATGTTCGACGGCGGCAGCATCTACAGCCTGTCCGCGGCCCCCGGCTCGGTGATCTCCGACAACTACATGTACGACAACAACCGCACCACCGCGCTGTACCTCGACGAGGGCTCCCGGTACCTGAAGGTGTCCACCAACGTGGTGCAGGACGCGGGCAACTGGGCGCTCACCAACGCCAACGCCAACAACCACACCGACGACAGCACGTTCTCCGGCAACTGGTACAACGGCGGCAACACATACGTGGCGACCGGCCCTCCGCACAACAACGTCCTCACCGGCAACGTCCTGGTCAGCGGCACCAACTGGCCGCAGGGCGCCAGAGCGGTCATCCAGCAGGCGGGCGTCCAGTCCTCGGGTGGCGGCGGCTTCCCCACGGGCTACCACCAGTTGGTGATCAGCAGCAACAGCCTGTGCCTGGACGTGTACGGCAACTCCACCAGCGCGGGCGCCGCGATCGACCAGTGGACCTGCAACGGGCAGGGCAACCAGCAGTTCGAGTTCGTGCCCGTCTCGGGCGGCTACGGGCAACTGCGCGCGCAGAACTCCGGACAGGTCGTGGCGGTGGCGGGCGGCTCCACGACCGCCGGAACGCCGAACATCGTGCAGCAGGCCGCGAGCGGAGCGGCCGGCGCTCTGTGGCTGCCGGTACAGCAGTCCGACGGCTCGTATTCCTTCAAGAACCAGAACAGCGGTCTGTGCCTGGACGTCTACGGCGGCGGCAGCAACCTGGGCCAGCAACTGGACCAGTGGCAGTGCAAGAACGCACCCGGCACCAACCAGGACTTCACCCCCCGCTGACCTGCTCGCGCCTGCAAGGCGCCTGCACGGTCCGGCGGTTCGTTCACCCCCCCACCCACTGTCCCGCACCCAGTGAGGAACGCTGATGACGAAGTACTGGACACCTCTGGTCGCGGCGCTGGCGGCCACCCTTGCCATGGGCGCCGCGTGGCCTGCCGCGGCCGCCACCGCCGAGGCACCGCCCTCCACCACACGGGCCGCCGCGCCCACGCCGCTGCGGCTGATGCCGTTGGGCGACTCGATCACCTGGGGCGTCGGCAGCCCGTCCGGGAACAGCTACCGGAACTTCCTGGCGAACAAGCTGACGGCCGAGGGGCACACCCTGGACTTCGTCGGCTCGGGGCGCAACGGAACCATGTCCGACCCGGACAACGAAGGCCACTCCGGCTGGCGGATCGACCAGATCGCCGGCATCGCGGACTCCGTACTGGCCCGGTACCGCCCCAACGTGGTCACCCTGGAGATCGGCACCAACGACCTGAACGGCAACTACCAGATCCCGACCGCGGCCGACCGGCTCCACGCGCTCATCGACCAGATCACCAGGGCCGCCCCCGACGCGACCGTGCTCGTCGGCACCGTGATCATCTCCACCAGCGGCACCGAGGAGGCCAACCGGCCCGCCTTCAACGCCAAGTTGCCCGGGATCGTCCAGGCCGAACAGGCTGCC from Streptomyces sp. CC0208 carries:
- a CDS encoding RICIN domain-containing protein, with product MAGAAFAVPAGRQAAAADLYVAPDAAPGGNGTAEQPFATIDQARQPAHRLSADSDVVVHLAGGTYRQSKPLAFGSGDGGQNGHTITYQAMPGQQPVVSGAQQISGWQVHDQSSNIWSVHVGSGVNTRQLYVNGKQAPRASIQVPRSAFTFTQTGLTVTDSSLDYLAGLSDQNHMEVESINSFTDRYAPVQSISGRTITMQQPAWNNNSWGYDTINAPFAGGTMYLENNYAFLKQAGQWYLDSSTGDLYYRAQPGQNPNSLDVELPRLQSLLGISGSYGSPATGLGFAGLRFTGTSWLGPSGPDGYADQQSGAHITGAYAMPANWLSTCKSGCTQFEATRNHWVQMPAAVQVSAATGITFSGNTFSELGQAGLGVGNDGVATASGTGLGANGVTITGNTFTDLAGSGVQVGGIQPDAHHPANPQMTNQNITISNNKVSGVGTDYKETAGILSTYVTNATITHNQCDHLPYDGIDIGWGWGMNDPGGSQDYVNRGTYNYQPIYSTPTTLKNNTVSHNLVFDTKNAMFDGGSIYSLSAAPGSVISDNYMYDNNRTTALYLDEGSRYLKVSTNVVQDAGNWALTNANANNHTDDSTFSGNWYNGGNTYVATGPPHNNVLTGNVLVSGTNWPQGARAVIQQAGVQSSGGGGFPTGYHQLVISSNSLCLDVYGNSTSAGAAIDQWTCNGQGNQQFEFVPVSGGYGQLRAQNSGQVVAVAGGSTTAGTPNIVQQAASGAAGALWLPVQQSDGSYSFKNQNSGLCLDVYGGGSNLGQQLDQWQCKNAPGTNQDFTPR
- a CDS encoding SGNH/GDSL hydrolase family protein; the protein is MTKYWTPLVAALAATLAMGAAWPAAAATAEAPPSTTRAAAPTPLRLMPLGDSITWGVGSPSGNSYRNFLANKLTAEGHTLDFVGSGRNGTMSDPDNEGHSGWRIDQIAGIADSVLARYRPNVVTLEIGTNDLNGNYQIPTAADRLHALIDQITRAAPDATVLVGTVIISTSGTEEANRPAFNAKLPGIVQAEQAAGKHVRLVDMSALTAADLSDALHPNDSGFGKMADAFNAGIQAADAAGWIKPPDSASGQVRSGIAGKCLGVNGGNSANGTAAEIRSCDGSAAQTWSARSDGTLRALGKCLDVTGRGTANGTKIEIWDCNGGTNQQWQTYNGGYRNPVSGRCLDDPNASTTDGTQLVLWDCNGGAHQQWTALPVS
- a CDS encoding arabinofuranosidase catalytic domain-containing protein yields the protein MLAVGALAGATATTGTARAATSGPCDLYAAGGTPCVAAHSTTRALYASYNGPLYQVRRASDNTTRDVGVLSAGGYADAAAQDSFCSGTTCLISIIYDQSGRGNNLTQAPGGGAAGGPDNLANATAAPTMVGGHKAYGVFVAPGTGYRNNHTNGIATGDNPEGMYAIFDGTHYNGGCCFDYGNAETDSNDDGNGTMEAIYFGNIKVWGYGSGNGPWIMADLENGLFSGVNQHYNANDPTINYRYTTAIVKGGPNHWAIRGGNAQSGGLSTFYDGVRPNVAGYNPMRKQGAIILGIGGDNSKGAQGTFYEGVMTSGYPSDATENAVQANITAAGYSNATGGTGTGALHAAGAGKCLDVPNSSTTAGTQLQIWDCSGGANQSWTRTSSNQLTVYSGSSQMCLDAYNNQTTAGTKVVTWPCNGGANQQWQLNSDGTVTGIQSGLCLDVTGASTANGALAELWTCNGGSNQRWNLS